A stretch of the Columba livia isolate bColLiv1 breed racing homer unplaced genomic scaffold, bColLiv1.pat.W.v2 Scaffold_132, whole genome shotgun sequence genome encodes the following:
- the LOC135577629 gene encoding olfactory receptor 14J1-like, with amino-acid sequence MSNSSSITQFLLLPFTDTRELQLLHFWLFLGIYLAALLGNGLIITTIAWDQHLHTPMYFFLLNLALLDTGSISTIVPKSMANSLWDSRAISYLGCATQLFLFLFLITAEYCLLTVMSYDRYVAICKPLHYGTLLGSRACVHMAAAAWATGFLNALLHTANTFSLPLCKGNALGQFFCEIPQILKLSCSHSYLRELGLIVVSACLVFMCFIFIVVSYVQILRAVLRIPSEQGRHKAFSTCLPHLAVVSLFVSTAMFVYLKPPSISSPSLDLVVSVLYSVVPPALNPLIYSMRNQELKESIRKVISWVFVNTDQLSVTVHK; translated from the coding sequence atgtccaacagcagctccatcacccagttcctcctcctgccgttcacagacacacgggagctgcagctcttgcacttctggctcttcctgggcatctacctggctgccctcctgggcaacggcctcatcatcaccaccatagcctgggaccagcacctccacacccccatgtacttcttcctgctcaacctcgccctcctcgacacgggctccatctccaccattgtccccaaatccatggctaATTCTctctgggattccagggccatctcatacttgggatgtgcaacacagctctttttgtttcttttcttgatcacagcagagtattgtctcctcaccgtcatgtcgtacgaccgctacgttgccatctgcaaacccctgcactacgggaccctcctgggcagcagagcttgtgtccacatggcagcagctgcctgggccactgggtttctcaatgctctgctgcacacggccaatacattttcactgcccctgtgcaagggcaatgccctgggccagttcttctgcgaaatcccccagatcctcaagctctcctgctcacactcctacctcagggaacttggccttattgtggtcagtgcctgtttagttttcatgtgtttcattttcattgtggtgtcctatgtgcagatcttgagggccgtgctgaggatcccctctgagcagggacggcacaaagccttttccacctgcctccctcacctggccgtggtctccctgtttgtcagcactgccatgtttgtctacctgaagcccccctccatctcctccccatccctggacctggtggtgtctgttctgtactcggtggtgcctccagcactgaaccccctcatctacagcatgaggaaccaggagctcaaggagtCCATTAGGAAAGTGATTTCATGGGTGTTTGTCAATACTGATCAGCTTTCCGTCACTGTCCACAAATGA
- the LOC135577650 gene encoding olfactory receptor 14J1-like, which produces LHYGTLLGSRACVHMAAAAWATGFLNALLHTANTFSLPLCKGNALGQFFCEIPQILKLSCSHSYLRELGLLVFSLLISFGCFMFIVVSYVQILRAVLRIPSEQGRHKAFSTCLPHLAVVSLFISTGVFAHLKPPSISSPSLDLVVSVLCSLVPPAVKPLMNSMRNKEIKDALRKLIS; this is translated from the coding sequence ctgcactacgggaccctcctgggcagcagagcttgtgtccacatggcagcagctgcctgggccactgggtttctcaatgctctgctgcacacggccaatacattttcactgcccctgtgcaagggcaatgccctgggccagttcttctgtgaaatcccccagatcctcaagctctcctgctcacactcctacctcagggaacttgggcttcttgtatTTAGTCTGTTAATCAGTTTTGGCTGTTTTATGTTCAtagtggtgtcctatgtgcagatcttgagggctgtgctgaggatcccctctgagcagggacggcacaaagccttttccacctgcctccctcacctggccgtggtctccctttTCATCAGCACTGGCGtgtttgcccacctgaagcccccctccatctcctccccatccctggacctggtggtgtctgttctgtgctctttggtgcctccagcagtgaagcCCCTCATgaacagcatgaggaacaaggagatcaaggatgccctgagaaaactcatatcttag
- the LOC135577649 gene encoding olfactory receptor 14J1-like, whose protein sequence is MSNSSSITQFLLLPFTDTRELQLLHFWLFLGIYLAALLGNGLIITTIAWDQHLHTPMYFFLLNLALLDLGSISTIVPKSMANSLWNTRAISYTGCAAQVFLFLFLASAEYWLLTIMSYDRYVAICKPLHYGTLLGSRACVHMAAAAWATGFLNALLHTANTFSLPLCKGNALGQFFCEIPQILKLSCSHSYLRELGLLVVSVCLAFGCFVFIVVSYVQILSAVLRIPSEQGRHKAFSTCLPHLAVVSLFVSTAMFAYLKPPSISSPSLDLVVSVLYSVVPPAVNPLIYSMRNQELKDALWKLISYNFLKY, encoded by the coding sequence atgtccaacagcagctccatcacccagttcctcctcctgccgttcacagacacacgggagctgcagctcttgcacttctggctcttcctgggcatctacctggctgccctcctgggcaacggcctcatcatcaccaccatagcctgggaccagcacctccacacccccatgtacttcttcctgctcaacctcgccctccttgacctgggctccatctccaccattgtccccaaatccatggccaattccctctggaacaccagggccatctcctacacaggatgtgctgcccaagtgtttctgtttctctttttagcttcagcagaatACTGGCTCCTCACtatcatgtcgtacgaccgctacgttgccatctgcaaacccctgcactacgggaccctcctgggcagcagagcttgtgtccacatggcagcagctgcctgggccactgggtttctcaatgctctgctgcacacggccaatacattttcactgcccctgtgcaagggcaatgccctgggccagttcttctgtgaaatcccccagatcctcaagctctcctgctcacactcctacctcagggaacttgggcttcttgtggtcagtgtctgtttagcatttggctgttttgtgttcatcgtggtgtcctatgtgcagatcttgagtgccgtgctgaggatcccctctgagcagggtcggcacaaagccttttccacctgcctccctcacctggccgtggtctccctgtttgtcagcactgccatgtttgcctacctgaagcccccctccatttcttccccatccctggacctggtggtgtctgttctgtactcagtggttcctccagcagtgaaccccctcatctacagcatgaggaaccaggagctcaaggatgccttgtggaaactcatatcttacaATTTCCTGAAGTATtaa